In the genome of Triticum urartu cultivar G1812 chromosome 5, Tu2.1, whole genome shotgun sequence, one region contains:
- the LOC125510388 gene encoding uncharacterized protein LOC125510388: MPSVGRRLPPWTSPRGAAERWSPGTPAGFAGSGSHFTPPLSAGFCSYRVTPPASGGGCSRPPRAPPALDSPYVRAKQAQLVEKDPNKAVSLFWAAINSGARTESALKDMATVLKQANRAEEAIEAIRSFRDRCPNEAQESLDNILLDLYKKCGRTKEQIEMLTVKLRMIDEDLASGRWKTKLSKSHGRVFYLSLRDEKARLLGNLAWAYMQSENYEEAEMLYRQALAIETDYNKECNLAICMMKMGKVAEAKYLLQAIPYNCNDENHVRSFARATEVLRELESQALPSPITQMKSKDSRILLATDVGNLEYLHPQIFSASTQLTYEETQASVSADTEKHEDCNSHALPSPITQMKRKEPQLMVATDGEKTGQSLEEYHDLSRLFNDAATPQSLLEKLRKRLVKKGRPNISAQNQGQTPSPAECLPNSDGDIGASENPMQKGKGLVGGGRKTWADMVEEDEQKQLADGKNTTAPQSESSKHVSEQRNKTPSSSSQGSSSLRTPAAGVRPQSSSAGSWRSNDSARTSTDENMNRSFVRTAPAWKQRKVQDRGDRVCQRLNTTHLSEKARGTEQTPSSVRSSAAQRSLFHGQVPSGFDGRSQGASHTNRCPESLVSTGPWRPPDRRRAFQEITNEMKQNVA, from the exons ATGCCGAGCGTGGGGAGGCGGCTGCCGCCGTGGACGTCGCCGAGGGGCGCGGCGGAGAGGTGGAGCCCCGGCACCCCCGCCGGCTTCGCGGGCTCCGGGAGCCACTTCACCCCGCCCCTGAGCGCCGGCTTCTGCTCCTACCGCGTCACCCcgccggcgagcggcggcgggTGCTCCCGGCCGCCGAGGGCGCCGCCGGCGCTGGATTCCCCGTACGTGAGGGCGAAGCAGGCGCAG TTAGTTGAAAAAGATCCAAACAAGGCAGTTTCATTGTTCTGGGCAGCTATTAATAGTGGTGCACGAACTGAGAGTGCACTGAAGGATATGGCTACTGTACTGAAACAAGCAAATAGGGCTGAAGAAGCCATTGAAGCGATAAGATCCTTCCGCGACCGTTGTCCCAATGAAGCCCAGGAGTCTCTTGACAATATTCTTCTTGACTTGTACAAG AAATGCGGTAGGACAAAAGAGCAGATTGAAATGCTGACAGTGAAGCTGAGAATGATTGATGAGGATCTAGCTTCTGGCCGGTGGAAAACTAAGCTTTCTAAATCTCATGGAAGAGTATTCTATCTCTCTCTCAGGGATGAAAAGGCAAG GTTGCTGGGTAACCTTGCCTGGGCCTATATGCAGTCTGAAAACTATGAGGAAGCTGAAATGCTCTACAG GCAAGCTCTTGCTATAGAAACTGATTATAACAAAGAGTGCAATCTAGCCATCTGCATGATGAAGATGGGAAAGGTAGCTGAAGCTAAATACCTTCTCCAAGCTATACCTTACAACTGCAATGATGAAAACCACGTGAGATCTTTTGCCCGGGCTACCGAAGTGCTTAGGGAACTCGAGTCACAGGCACTCCCTTCTCCCATAACTCAGATGAAGTCTAAAGATTCACGGATTTTGCTTGCTACTGATGTGGGCAACCTTGAATATCTACATCCACAAATATTCTCTGCTTCAACTCAATTGACTTATGAAGAAACCCAGGCTTCAGTTTCAGCGGATACAGAGAAGCATGAAGATTGCAACTCACACGCGCTTCCATCTCCGATAACTCAGATGAAGCGTAAAGAGCCACAGCTTATGGTTGCTACTGACGGAGAGAAGACTGGACAAAGTCTGGAGGAGTACCATGATCTTTCTAGACTGTTCAATGATGCTGCCACGCCACAGTCTCTACTTGAGAAACTACGAAAGCGGCTGGTCAAAAAGGGTAGACCCAATATCAGCGCACAGAATCAAGGTCAGACTCCTAGCCCAGCTGAATGCTTGCCAAACTCTGATGGCGACATAGGTGCTAGTGAGAATCCTATGCAGAAGGGGAAGGGTTTGGTTGGTGGCGGTAGAAAAACTTGGGCCGACATGGTGGAGGAGGATGAACAGAAGCAGCTGGCCGATGGCAAGAACACCACCGCCCCGCAAAGTGAAAGCAGCAAGCATGTGAGTGAGCAGAGGAACAAAACACCATCCTCATCATCTCAAGGAAGCAGCAGCCTCAGAACCCCGGCTGCAGGTGTTCGGCCACAAAGCTCTTCAGCAGGTTCATGGAGAAGCAATGACTCGGCCAGAACCTCGACAGACGAGAACATGAACCGGAGTTTCGTCAGGACAGCTCCAGCATGGAAGCAGCGGAAGGTTCAAGATCGCGGCGACCGAGTCTGCCAAAGGCTTAACACGACCCATCTCAGTGAGAAAGCTCGAGGCACCGAGCAAACACCAAGCTCAGTGAGAAGCAGTGCAGCTCAGCGTTCGCTGTTCCATGGGCAGGTACCATCTGGTTTTGACGGACGCTCTCAGGGTGCCAGTCACACTAACCGTTGCCCTGAGAGCCTGGTGAGCACAGGACCGTGGAGGCCACCGGACCGCCGGCGGGCCTTCCAGGAAATCACAAACGAGATGAAGCAAAATGTTGCATAG
- the LOC125510392 gene encoding uncharacterized protein At2g39795, mitochondrial-like: protein MARALLRHRGALPSLLSPAAPTAPRLVPSFSSAAASALASLRSPLDERLLRLLRSEISYVADRRPPHQPPTGFKSFAVEDRPGEQWVRLRAARRGAGAGEEAIKIDATLFDGVAELPPDASLFNRVEALEQGPRLHLSLIVEVARADRVLGFICSAWPDQLAVRHVLTLRGAGAATDDRGARDFTKLEPAEREVVKKFLQEREVDAELAEFLHDYVANKEKMEMLQWLKTVESFVEK, encoded by the exons ATGGCGCGCGCCCTCCTCCGCCACCGCGGCGCGCTCCCCTCTCTCCTCTCGCCGGCCGCCCCCACGGCGCCCAGGCTGGTCCCGTCattctcctccgccgccgcctccgccctcGCGTCGCTGCGCTCCCCGCTCGACGAACGCCTGCTCCGCCTCCTGCGTTCCGAGATCTCCTACGTCGCCGACCGCCGCCCTCCCCACCAG CCGCCGACGGGCTTCAAGTCCTTCGCCGTGGAGGACCGCCCGGGGGAGCAGTGGGTGCGCctccgcgccgcccgccgaggcGCCGGGGCCGGGGAGGAGGCCATCAAGATCGACGCCACCTTGTTCGACGGCGTCGCGGAGCTGCCCCCCGACGCGTCCCTCTTCAACCGGGTCGAGGCGCTCGAGCAAGGGCCGCGCCTCCACCTCAGCCTCATCGTCGAGGTGGCCCGCGCCGACCGCGTCCTCGGCTTCATCTGCTCCGCCTGGCCCGACCAACTCGCCGTCCGCCACGTGCTCACCCTCAGGGGCGCCGGCGCCGCCACCGACGACCGCGGTGCCCGCGACTTCAC GAAGCTGGAGCCTGCGGAGAGGGAGGTGGTGAAGAAGTTCCTGCAGGAGAGGGAGGTGGATGCCGAGCTTGCAGAGTTCTTGCACGACTACGTAGCGAACAAGGAGAAGATGGAGATGCTCCAGTGGCTGAAGACAGTCGAATCGTTCGTCGAGAAGTAA
- the LOC125510391 gene encoding uncharacterized protein LOC125510391, which translates to MGGGLASFWEERNIQTLVILSFALQAILLCCAGIRRSREASGVLRILLWLAYLMADYTAIYALGHMSITMSRSRSPPGPGDHQVRMVPFWAPFLLLHLGGPDTITAYAYQDNQLWLRHLLTLAGQVLGAIYVMYLFVAPGRNPAGTLLAAAALMFVTGCLKYGERTWALKCGGIDSIKKSLDDDGKSSATGGPYHGREGAKRLDTEEVLLGAHHMLNFCKGLLADGPVMQKSEYEVMRQGIQLNGGNYVFHLAAMELSLLYDILYTKAAVLHTWHGLCIRIVAPLSVVAAFVLFQLSSKDAYSRADIAVTYVLLVGAMALELASSLRAAGSSWACASYHARGWHWLCDTVMRLRRMLKVGARRSASLDSLGQYNLLDLCTDANKDGHLRGKIAKMIGLKDQWQKMHYSSTAPVSDAIKTLVLREIRKRKIDDLRNARGRWILKEKEMYEDLTRIADDTELDRSIIVWHIATDLYLSMCPGPDPDPDKEVRDSIRVLSNHMLFLMVVHPYLLPGVVRTGRYKENLKYYDMVWWVNLKATKESTMKLSRSEIINKIADWQLPADSRREYIYGIGEEAADDVGDRPVYADGSWLAGMLRGNRWHLSAADMLEVIAGVWVEMLCYASHHCGEESHAKKLSTGAEFMNAVWLIIGHAMVYDRYAPSAEGLTGGLGLSNPPCKRKIPARWMQQPEADVGARPPGVPPGVHQVDVEARQTPSTSSAQRHHQ; encoded by the coding sequence ATGGGCGGAGGGCTAGCATCGTTTTGGGAAGAACGGAACATCCAGACACTGGTGATCCTCAGCTTCGCCCTGCAAGCCATCCTCCTCTGCTGTGCAGGGATCCGGCGTAGTCGAGAAGCCTCGGGTGTGCTCAGAATCCTCCTCTGGCTGGCCTACCTGATGGCCGACTACACCGCAATCTACGCCCTTGGCCACATGTCCATCACCATGAGCAGGagcaggtctcctccaggtcCAGGCGACCACCAGGTGCGGATGGTGCCATTCTGGGCTCCCTTCCTGCTGCTCCACCTTGGCGGGCCGGACACCATCACCGCCTACGCCTACCAGGACAACCAGCTCTGGCTGCGCCACCTGCTCACGCTCGCGGGGCAGGTGCTCGGCGCCATCTATGTCATGTACCTCTTCGTCGCGCCCGGCAGGAACCCGGCCGGGACgttgctcgccgccgccgcgttGATGTTCGTCACCGGCTGCCTCAAGTACGGCGAGAGGACGTGGGCGCTCAAGTGCGGCGGCATCGACAGCATCAAAAAGTCCCTCGATGACGACGGCAAGTCGTCGGCCACAGGTGGCCCTTACCATGGGAGGGAGGGGGCAAAGAGGCTGGacacggaggaggtcctgctgggGGCACACCACATGCTCAATTTCTGCAAGGGCCTCCTGGCTGATGGCCCGGTGATGCAGAAATCTGAGTACGAAGTCATGCGGCAAGGCATCCAGCTCAACGGCGGCAACTACGTATTCCATCTGGCCGCGATGGAGCTCTCCCTCCTGTACGACATACTCTACACCAAGGCAGCGGTGCTCCACACCTGGCACGGCTTGTGCATCCGGATCGTCGCGCCGCTCTCCGTGGTCGCTGCGTTTGTGCTGTTTCAGCTCAGCAGCAAGGACGCCTACAGCAGGGCTGACATCGCCGTCACCTACGTCCTGCTCGTGGGAGCCATGGCATTGGAGCTCGCGTCGTCTCTCAGGGCGGCAGGCTCTTCCTGGGCGTGCGCGTCCTACCATGCCCGGGGATGGCACTGGCTCTGCGACACGGTGATGCGCCTCCGCCGAATGCTCAAGGTTGGAGCAAGGAGGAGTGCCTCCCTGGACTCGCTTGGGCAGTACAACCTGCTGGACCTCTGCACCGACGCCAACAAGGACGGCCACCTGAGAGGCAAGATCGCCAAGATGATTGGACTTAAGGACCAATGGCAGAAGATGCACTACTCGAGCACCGCCCCCGTCTCCGACGCCATCAAGACTCTGGTTCTGAGAGAGATCAGGAAGAGGAAAATAGATGATCTGAGGAATGCACGGGGCAGGTGGATCCTCAAGGAGAAAGAGATGTACGAGGATCTCACGCGGATCGCCGACGACACCGAGCTGGACCGTAGCATCATCGTGTGGCACATCGCCACCGATCTCTACCTCTCCATGTGCCCTGGCCCTGACCCTGACCCCGACAAGGAGGTCCGGGACAGCATAAGGGTGCTCTCCAACCACATGCTGTTCCTCATGGTGGTGCATCCCTACCTGTTGCCCGGAGTCGTTCGCACCGGCCGGTACAAGGAGAACTTGAAGTACTATGATATGGTGTGGTGGGTTAATTTGAAGGCCACCAAGGAAAGCACCATGAAGCTGTCCAGATCGGAGATCATCAACAAGATAGCCGACTGGCAGCTCCCGGCTGATTCAAGGCGGGAGTACATTTACGGCATCGGCGAGGAAGCTGCTGACGACGTCGGCGACAGGCCGGTCTATGCCGATGGATCCTGGCTCGCCGGGATGCTGCGCGGGAACAGGTGGCACTTGTCCGCTGCTGACATGCTGGAGGTGATCGCCGGCGTGTGGGTGGAGATGTTGTGCTATGCGAGCCACCACTGCGGCGAGGAGTCCCACGCCAAGAAGCTAAGCACCGGAGCAGAGTTCATGAATGCCGTCTGGCTTATCATAGGGCATGCCATGGTGTACGACAGATACGCACCGTCTGCTGAGGGCTTGACAGGGGGTTTAGGGCTTAGCAACCCTCCGTGCAAGCGGAAGATCCCTGCCAGATGGATGCAGCAGCCGGAGGCGGACGTAGGAGCCCGACCGCCTGGTGTACCACCCGGTGTTCACCAGGTTGATGTTGAAGCACGCCAAACACCGAGCACATCAAGTGCGCAAAGACATCACCAATAA